A single Mangrovimonas sp. YM274 DNA region contains:
- a CDS encoding response regulator, giving the protein MKKILLIEDDTMLRENTAELLELSGYSVNTAPNGKHAIEHIKDDLPNIVICDIMMPELDGYGVLEALSKDEDTKYIPFIFLSAKTERKDVRKGMELGADDYIPKPFQEDELINAIESRLAKSEILKDQRASQEMPVPEANADELETLNDLKNFFDDNGDVICFQKGDTIYEEGQNSNFIYLITKGSVKSHKLDELGKDLTTSLYNEDDLFGYASFSQDRPYQETATAIVDTEVACISKKTLKDLLDNNHKIALELMQLLTNDILGIKDQLLQMAYSSVNKKTASTIIKFAEKLNHDTNKAITISRSDLASVAGIAPETLIRTLSNFKKQGIIEIKGKNIRILDLERLQDMH; this is encoded by the coding sequence ATGAAGAAAATACTGTTGATTGAAGATGATACCATGCTTAGGGAAAATACCGCCGAATTATTAGAACTCTCTGGGTATTCGGTGAACACGGCACCTAATGGTAAACATGCAATTGAACACATAAAGGACGACCTTCCAAACATTGTAATTTGTGATATTATGATGCCTGAACTGGATGGATATGGCGTCTTGGAGGCTTTATCTAAAGATGAAGACACTAAGTATATTCCGTTCATATTTTTATCTGCCAAAACTGAACGTAAAGACGTACGGAAGGGAATGGAATTGGGGGCCGATGATTACATCCCTAAACCTTTTCAAGAAGATGAACTTATTAATGCCATTGAGAGCAGGTTGGCAAAATCCGAAATTTTAAAGGACCAGCGTGCGTCGCAAGAAATGCCTGTTCCAGAAGCCAATGCGGACGAGTTGGAAACCTTGAACGATTTAAAAAACTTTTTTGATGACAATGGCGATGTTATTTGTTTTCAAAAAGGGGATACGATATATGAAGAAGGTCAAAATTCAAACTTCATTTATTTAATTACAAAGGGTTCGGTAAAAAGCCATAAGTTGGATGAACTGGGTAAAGATCTAACAACGTCACTTTATAATGAAGACGACCTGTTTGGTTATGCCTCCTTTTCTCAAGACAGACCCTATCAAGAAACGGCGACAGCCATAGTTGATACAGAGGTGGCTTGCATTTCCAAGAAGACCCTGAAGGATTTGTTGGATAATAACCATAAAATTGCGTTGGAATTAATGCAACTTCTTACCAACGATATTTTAGGTATTAAGGATCAATTGTTGCAAATGGCCTACAGTTCTGTCAATAAAAAAACAGCTTCTACGATTATAAAATTTGCAGAAAAACTTAACCACGATACCAATAAGGCCATAACAATTTCTAGAAGTGATTTGGCCAGTGTGGCTGGCATTGCTCCCGAAACTTTAATTAGAACCCTTTCCAATTTCAAGAAACAGGGTATTATTGAAATTAAAGGAAAAAACATACGAATTTTAGATTTGGAAAGGTTGCAAGATATGCACTAA
- a CDS encoding PAS domain-containing sensor histidine kinase, whose product MLKRENDVFQLLFESVSEGVVVVNQNHTIIATNSSAENMFGYEHDELLQQPLSILLPKDHQHGHEKKVSMFISEDRSRQMGKGMDLFALKKDGNLFPVEIGLNIVELHGQKIVMAIISDISVRKQHEKEILDLNAELEQKVAKRTEALSESVEELKVLNLELRMENEKRLEAEKKVKKALKKEKELNDLKTKFLSLVSHEFKTPLSGILTSTMLLGKYKLTEHQEKRDKQIGNITNKVHYLNNILTDFLSIEKLETGNISYQVSTFKLSKVVNEVIYDANMLLKEGQNIIYPEDIDDISLTQDEKIVELGLSNLVRNAIKYSPENSTIKIVIKQKKDNTIFKVIDEGVGIPKKDQKNIFKRYFRAENVLLVEGTGIGLNIVKSHLKNLGGNLTFDSKENQGTTFVMSIPNKIKYEENTVD is encoded by the coding sequence ATGTTAAAAAGAGAAAATGACGTTTTTCAGCTCCTTTTTGAATCTGTTTCGGAAGGAGTTGTTGTTGTAAATCAAAATCATACTATCATTGCGACCAACTCTTCTGCCGAGAATATGTTTGGCTATGAGCATGATGAGCTCTTGCAGCAGCCGTTGTCTATTCTTCTTCCTAAAGACCATCAACATGGTCATGAAAAAAAAGTAAGCATGTTCATTTCCGAGGATCGATCCCGTCAAATGGGAAAGGGCATGGATTTGTTTGCCCTTAAAAAGGATGGCAATTTGTTTCCTGTAGAAATAGGTTTGAACATTGTAGAACTTCATGGTCAAAAGATTGTAATGGCCATCATTAGTGATATTTCCGTTAGAAAGCAGCATGAAAAGGAAATTTTGGATTTGAATGCAGAATTGGAACAGAAGGTAGCTAAAAGAACGGAGGCGTTGAGTGAATCGGTAGAAGAACTCAAAGTGTTGAACTTGGAGTTGAGGATGGAAAACGAGAAGCGACTGGAGGCTGAAAAGAAGGTTAAAAAGGCCCTTAAAAAGGAAAAGGAGCTCAACGATTTAAAGACAAAATTTTTGTCCTTGGTGTCTCACGAGTTTAAAACACCTCTCAGCGGTATTTTAACCTCTACCATGCTTTTAGGAAAATATAAATTGACAGAGCATCAAGAGAAGCGCGATAAGCAAATAGGGAATATCACCAATAAGGTACATTACCTTAATAACATACTTACAGACTTCCTTTCCATAGAAAAATTGGAAACCGGTAACATAAGCTACCAAGTAAGCACCTTTAAGTTGAGTAAAGTGGTTAATGAAGTCATTTACGATGCCAATATGCTTTTAAAGGAAGGCCAAAATATTATCTACCCAGAAGATATTGACGACATTAGTTTGACTCAAGATGAGAAAATTGTTGAATTGGGACTTTCTAATTTGGTGCGCAACGCGATTAAATATTCCCCAGAAAACTCTACTATTAAAATTGTAATTAAGCAGAAGAAGGACAATACTATCTTTAAAGTGATTGATGAAGGGGTGGGAATCCCTAAAAAAGATCAGAAAAATATATTTAAACGCTATTTTAGGGCTGAAAACGTGCTGTTGGTAGAAGGTACCGGAATAGGCTTGAATATTGTAAAAAGTCACTTGAAAAATTTAGGGGGGAATCTTACCTTTGACAGCAAAGAAAATCAAGGGACCACCTTTGTAATGTCCATCCCAAATAAAATAAAATATGAAGAAAATACTGTTGATTGA
- a CDS encoding universal stress protein yields the protein MKNILLPTDFSENSLNSIRYAIKFYEGVSCEFFLLHVNVLRNGMANLSATELVTLQDETYRRLEQLRSNIEKELPKGHHFTFHTVVDHNFFVESVRSQVKKLKIDAIVIGTKGANTFENSGIGTRTHEIITKVKCNALVVPQQAKFHDCKEIIFPTDFSMIYNDDTLQSIGAILKRFNTNFRVLHVCKKGSELFPDQVKNKKYLEAFLSYFHHSFNFFNDKKLEAAIQSFVEDQGVDLIAMVAKNLNYMQRLLFQPSVKKLTYLTNIPFLVLHEHRPSK from the coding sequence ATGAAAAATATACTATTACCAACAGATTTTTCAGAAAACTCATTAAACTCCATTAGATACGCCATCAAGTTTTATGAAGGGGTGTCCTGTGAGTTTTTTTTGCTGCATGTAAATGTGTTGAGAAATGGTATGGCAAATCTGTCGGCAACAGAGCTTGTTACCCTTCAGGATGAAACCTATAGACGATTAGAGCAGCTGCGCTCAAATATAGAAAAGGAGCTTCCAAAAGGGCATCATTTTACATTTCACACGGTAGTTGATCATAATTTTTTTGTTGAATCTGTTAGAAGTCAGGTTAAAAAGCTGAAAATAGATGCCATTGTTATTGGGACTAAAGGAGCCAATACTTTTGAAAATTCAGGAATTGGAACTCGAACCCACGAAATTATTACAAAGGTAAAATGTAATGCGCTGGTGGTACCGCAGCAAGCCAAGTTTCATGATTGCAAGGAAATTATATTTCCTACAGATTTTTCCATGATCTATAATGATGATACGTTGCAATCTATTGGAGCTATCCTGAAACGTTTCAATACCAATTTCAGAGTGCTGCATGTATGCAAAAAGGGCAGCGAGTTGTTTCCTGATCAGGTTAAAAACAAAAAGTACCTAGAGGCATTTTTAAGCTATTTCCATCATAGTTTCAATTTCTTTAATGATAAAAAGCTAGAAGCTGCTATCCAGTCTTTTGTTGAGGATCAAGGTGTGGATTTAATTGCGATGGTAGCTAAAAACCTAAATTATATGCAACGCTTGTTGTTTCAGCCAAGTGTTAAAAAACTTACCTATTTAACCAATATTCCATTTTTGGTACTTCACGAACATAGACCGTCTAAATAG
- a CDS encoding YceI family protein, with protein sequence MKTLKKMNIALSVLALLFISSTASFAQQFKLNNQSSTLVVKGTSSLHDWEETAENQKGSLDITTTGGLTINNLKIEIEAESLKSGKSAMDKNSYKALKTNKYKYITFELLNTKSVQDLGNGTYKVAAEGNLTISGTTKKVGLDFELALKGNQATLKGSKNIKMTDFNVEPPTALFGTVTTGDALTIEFNTIMIN encoded by the coding sequence ATGAAAACGCTTAAAAAAATGAACATCGCACTTAGTGTTTTGGCGTTACTGTTCATTTCATCTACAGCTTCTTTTGCACAACAGTTCAAGTTGAACAATCAAAGCTCTACTTTGGTAGTAAAAGGAACTTCAAGCTTGCACGATTGGGAAGAAACTGCGGAAAATCAAAAAGGAAGTTTGGACATTACAACAACAGGTGGCCTTACAATTAATAATCTTAAAATAGAAATTGAAGCCGAAAGCTTGAAGAGCGGAAAGTCTGCAATGGACAAAAACTCCTATAAAGCTTTAAAAACGAACAAGTACAAGTACATCACTTTTGAACTTTTAAATACTAAAAGTGTTCAAGATCTAGGAAATGGAACATACAAAGTAGCTGCTGAAGGAAACTTAACCATTTCAGGAACCACCAAGAAGGTAGGATTGGATTTTGAGCTTGCATTAAAAGGCAATCAAGCTACATTAAAAGGAAGTAAGAATATTAAAATGACCGACTTTAATGTAGAGCCTCCAACGGCATTGTTTGGAACAGTGACCACTGGAGATGCGCTTACCATAGAATTTAATACCATCATGATAAACTAA
- a CDS encoding protein-disulfide reductase DsbD domain-containing protein, with protein MNKFLASLFILVLSITATNAQVLEPVKWSTAVEKISETEYYLVSKATIDKGWHLYSQNVPDNGPIPTTFSYNKTTNFELINETLEEEGHTVDDPVFQMEIKFFEDHAEFRQRIKVLNSELSLVKGEVEFMVCDDQRCLPPNFIDLAFDLSKSTAAATESASIFNSNEENAAVNSNIIEPVKWSTAVERVSNDEYNLVSKATIDNGWHLYSQKVPDNGPIATAFIYNEDANYQVVGTTTEAEGHTVNDPVFNMEIKFFETTTEFRQRIKVLDKSLKHISAEVEFMACNNTQCTAPTYVDLNFDLSQSIAASKDNAAEISEPSSTEDEKGLLGIFFVAFLSGFAALLTPCVFPMIPMTVSFFTKQSKSKAAGIRNAIIYGVSIIVIYVLLGILVSLIFGADALNALSTNVWFNLIFFVLLLVFAASFLGAFEILLPNSWANKVDSQADRGGMIGIFFMALALAIVSFSCTGPIVGTLLVQAAAGGSQVGPIVGMLGFSLAIALPFALFAAFPGWLNSLPKSGGWLNTVKVVLGFLELALAFKFLSNADLVLQTHLLEREVFIAIWIAIFGALAFYLFGKIQLPHDSPLSHISVGRLSLGLLVLSFTIYMIPGLWGAPLNLISAFPPPLDYSESPYGVGNSKGGGGAASASHEDLPDGAHLLAPHQILAFNDYDKGLAYAKEVGKPVMLDFTGWACVNCRKMEQNVWVKDNILNILKNDVVLISLYVDDKRPLPEGEVMESQLKPGKQLKYIGQKWSEFQTIKYKTNTQPFYVLMGHDEANLNTPVGYTPNAEEYHTWLENGLNNFKTE; from the coding sequence ATGAACAAATTTTTAGCAAGCTTATTTATTCTTGTACTGTCCATTACCGCTACCAATGCACAAGTACTTGAGCCCGTAAAATGGTCGACTGCTGTTGAAAAAATTTCCGAAACTGAGTATTATTTAGTCTCCAAAGCTACCATCGACAAAGGATGGCACCTTTACTCCCAAAACGTTCCGGACAACGGCCCCATTCCAACAACATTTTCTTACAACAAAACAACAAATTTTGAACTTATCAATGAAACTTTGGAAGAAGAAGGGCACACCGTAGACGACCCTGTCTTCCAAATGGAGATTAAGTTTTTTGAAGATCATGCTGAGTTTAGACAACGCATCAAGGTATTGAATTCCGAGTTGTCCTTGGTAAAAGGAGAAGTGGAATTTATGGTTTGCGATGACCAACGCTGCTTACCTCCAAACTTTATTGATTTGGCTTTCGACCTTTCAAAAAGTACTGCCGCTGCTACTGAAAGCGCATCCATCTTTAACTCCAATGAGGAGAATGCTGCAGTAAATTCTAATATTATTGAACCTGTTAAATGGAGTACTGCTGTTGAAAGAGTATCCAACGACGAGTACAACCTGGTATCCAAAGCAACTATAGATAATGGGTGGCACCTGTATTCACAAAAAGTACCTGACAACGGTCCAATTGCTACCGCATTCATTTATAATGAAGACGCCAATTATCAAGTTGTTGGCACAACAACAGAAGCCGAAGGCCATACGGTAAACGACCCTGTTTTCAATATGGAAATCAAATTCTTTGAAACTACTACCGAGTTTAGACAGCGCATCAAAGTTTTGGACAAATCCCTAAAACATATCTCCGCAGAAGTGGAGTTTATGGCTTGTAACAATACTCAATGTACGGCACCAACATATGTAGATTTAAATTTCGATTTATCACAAAGTATAGCTGCATCAAAAGACAACGCTGCTGAAATTAGCGAACCATCATCTACCGAAGACGAAAAAGGCCTTTTGGGAATTTTCTTTGTAGCCTTCCTTTCTGGATTTGCCGCCTTGCTAACACCATGTGTTTTCCCTATGATTCCTATGACCGTAAGTTTCTTTACCAAACAAAGTAAAAGTAAAGCTGCAGGTATCAGAAATGCTATTATTTACGGTGTTTCAATCATTGTTATCTATGTGCTTTTAGGGATTTTGGTAAGTTTAATATTTGGGGCTGATGCCTTGAATGCCCTATCCACAAATGTATGGTTTAACCTCATATTCTTTGTCCTATTACTAGTTTTTGCAGCTTCCTTTTTGGGTGCTTTCGAAATATTACTACCTAACTCCTGGGCCAACAAAGTAGATTCCCAAGCCGATAGAGGTGGCATGATTGGTATCTTTTTTATGGCTTTGGCATTAGCTATCGTATCGTTCTCTTGTACAGGGCCAATTGTTGGAACCTTATTAGTACAAGCGGCAGCTGGAGGCAGTCAAGTAGGTCCAATTGTTGGAATGTTAGGATTCTCTTTAGCCATAGCATTACCATTTGCCTTGTTTGCAGCATTTCCAGGATGGTTAAACTCATTACCTAAATCTGGAGGATGGCTAAATACAGTTAAAGTTGTTCTTGGATTTTTAGAATTAGCTCTTGCCTTCAAATTCTTATCCAATGCCGACTTGGTACTACAAACACACCTATTAGAACGAGAAGTATTTATCGCTATTTGGATTGCGATTTTTGGTGCCTTGGCTTTTTACCTATTCGGAAAAATCCAATTACCACACGATTCACCTTTATCACACATTTCTGTAGGCCGATTAAGTTTAGGACTTTTAGTATTATCGTTTACTATTTATATGATTCCTGGACTATGGGGAGCGCCTTTAAATTTAATCAGTGCTTTTCCTCCTCCATTAGATTATAGTGAGTCACCGTATGGTGTAGGAAATTCAAAAGGTGGCGGTGGAGCTGCTTCTGCAAGTCATGAAGACCTTCCTGACGGTGCTCATTTATTAGCCCCTCACCAAATTTTAGCCTTTAATGATTATGACAAAGGCTTGGCGTATGCCAAAGAAGTTGGCAAACCTGTAATGCTGGACTTTACGGGATGGGCCTGCGTAAATTGCCGTAAAATGGAACAAAATGTTTGGGTGAAAGATAACATCCTAAACATTTTGAAAAACGATGTGGTATTGATTTCATTATATGTAGATGACAAACGTCCGCTTCCTGAGGGTGAAGTGATGGAATCGCAATTGAAACCAGGAAAACAGTTAAAGTATATTGGTCAAAAGTGGAGCGAATTCCAAACCATTAAATACAAAACCAATACACAGCCTTTCTATGTTTTAATGGGCCATGATGAAGCCAACTTGAATACGCCTGTTGGTTACACTCCCAATGCTGAAGAATATCACACTTGGCTAGAAAATGGTTTAAACAATTTCAAAACCGAATAA
- the hemN gene encoding oxygen-independent coproporphyrinogen III oxidase → MNCNLVNKYNVPGPRYTSYPTVPFWNADTFSLEQWKASLKASFAESKEEGISLYVHLPYCESLCTFCGCNKRITKRHEVEKPYIEYVLREWELYCELLPERPSIKELHLGGGTPTFFSPEHLRSLIQGILESADLAPGYEFSFEGHPNNTTKAHLQTLFDLGFRRVSFGVQDYNEKVQKAIHRVQPFENVKRVTEAARAIGYTSIGHDLIFGLPFQEMEHIQTTIENTKALKPDRIAFYGYAHTPWIKGNGQRGFNEQDLPSAESRRQQYENGKALLEQVGYKEIGMDHFALPTDSMYTAMKTEQLHRNFMGYTASKTQMMIGLGVSAIGDSWYAFAQNAKDIESYKQLIDEGLIPVFRGHILNEEDLIIRKHILGLMCQFKTSWENKEECFDALPQVVLQLKEMEEDDLIEIGENNIKITEKGVPFVRNVCMAFDVKLQQKSSGKPIFSMTI, encoded by the coding sequence ATGAATTGTAATCTTGTCAATAAATATAATGTTCCAGGGCCTCGATATACCAGTTATCCTACGGTGCCCTTTTGGAATGCCGACACTTTTTCTTTAGAACAGTGGAAGGCGTCCTTAAAAGCATCGTTTGCTGAAAGTAAGGAGGAAGGGATTAGCCTTTATGTTCATTTACCATATTGCGAAAGCCTGTGCACTTTTTGTGGTTGTAATAAACGTATTACCAAGCGCCATGAAGTTGAAAAGCCCTATATAGAGTATGTGTTGCGGGAATGGGAGTTGTATTGCGAGTTATTGCCGGAAAGACCAAGTATTAAGGAACTGCATTTAGGAGGGGGGACACCTACATTCTTTTCACCAGAGCATCTGCGAAGCTTAATACAAGGGATATTGGAAAGTGCCGATTTGGCTCCTGGTTATGAGTTTAGTTTTGAAGGACATCCAAACAATACTACCAAGGCTCATTTACAAACCTTATTCGATTTGGGGTTTAGAAGAGTAAGTTTTGGGGTTCAGGATTATAACGAGAAGGTACAAAAGGCCATTCATAGAGTACAACCTTTTGAAAATGTAAAACGAGTAACAGAAGCCGCCAGGGCCATTGGGTATACCTCTATTGGCCATGATTTAATTTTTGGGTTGCCTTTTCAGGAGATGGAGCATATTCAAACAACCATAGAAAATACAAAGGCATTAAAACCAGATCGTATTGCATTTTACGGTTATGCTCATACGCCTTGGATTAAAGGGAATGGTCAAAGAGGATTTAATGAACAGGATTTGCCGTCCGCCGAAAGTAGACGTCAGCAATATGAAAACGGAAAGGCGCTTTTGGAGCAAGTAGGTTATAAAGAGATTGGAATGGACCATTTTGCCTTGCCTACAGATTCCATGTACACAGCTATGAAAACAGAACAGTTGCATAGAAACTTTATGGGATACACAGCTTCCAAAACCCAAATGATGATTGGCTTGGGCGTGTCTGCTATTGGAGATAGCTGGTACGCCTTTGCTCAAAACGCCAAAGACATAGAAAGCTACAAGCAATTAATTGACGAAGGATTGATTCCTGTGTTTAGGGGACATATCTTAAATGAGGAAGATTTAATTATTAGAAAACATATTTTGGGATTGATGTGCCAGTTTAAAACATCTTGGGAAAACAAAGAGGAGTGTTTTGATGCATTACCGCAAGTGGTTTTGCAATTGAAAGAGATGGAAGAGGATGATCTTATTGAAATTGGAGAAAATAATATCAAGATTACCGAAAAGGGAGTGCCCTTTGTAAGGAATGTGTGCATGGCGTTTGATGTTAAACTTCAACAGAAAAGCTCGGGTAAACCCATCTTTTCCATGACCATTTAA
- a CDS encoding acetate/propionate family kinase yields the protein MKTLVINSGSSSIKFQLIEMPSETVVASGLVERIGLDVGAIVYKKGSEGITLNIPVADHAFGLSEVAKLLMDPKKGVIANVDEIDVVGHRIVHGGKDFSDTIEIDEKVKHKIKSLFSLAPLHNPPNYEGVLVAERIFPNAKQVAVFDTAFHQSLPQKVYKYAIENKYLDQGIRVYGFHGISHKFVSEEAVAFLKNPSAKIITIHLGNGCSMTAVHEGKSLDHTLGFGPNEGLIMGTRSGAIDQTVIFYLMNKYGYSKEEMSDILSKKSGMLGLTGFSDLREIEAEAGNGNKDCLLALEMNAYRIKKFIGAYAAAMNGLDAIVFTAGIGENSDVLRGLVCEDMDFLGIQLNTELNAIRSKDARDISTETSRVKVLVIPTNEELEIAKQSYELVTK from the coding sequence ATGAAAACACTTGTAATAAATTCAGGAAGTTCTTCTATTAAATTCCAATTGATTGAAATGCCTTCAGAAACTGTCGTTGCCTCTGGATTGGTGGAACGTATTGGTTTGGATGTAGGGGCAATTGTTTATAAAAAGGGCAGTGAAGGGATTACTTTAAACATTCCAGTAGCAGACCATGCCTTTGGTTTGTCTGAAGTTGCTAAATTACTGATGGACCCCAAAAAGGGAGTCATTGCAAACGTAGATGAAATTGATGTTGTAGGACATCGTATTGTGCATGGCGGTAAGGATTTCTCGGATACCATAGAGATTGATGAGAAGGTGAAACATAAAATAAAAAGTTTGTTTTCCTTGGCACCTTTGCATAATCCTCCAAACTATGAAGGTGTATTGGTGGCAGAGCGTATTTTTCCAAATGCGAAACAGGTTGCCGTATTCGATACCGCTTTTCATCAATCACTTCCTCAAAAAGTATATAAATATGCTATTGAAAATAAGTATTTGGATCAGGGAATTCGGGTGTATGGATTCCATGGGATTTCTCACAAATTTGTTTCCGAAGAGGCTGTTGCATTCTTGAAAAATCCAAGCGCTAAAATTATCACAATCCACTTGGGGAATGGCTGTAGTATGACGGCTGTACATGAAGGTAAAAGTTTGGATCACACTTTGGGGTTTGGCCCTAACGAAGGTTTAATTATGGGAACCCGAAGTGGTGCAATTGATCAAACCGTTATCTTTTATCTTATGAATAAGTATGGATATTCCAAAGAGGAAATGTCTGATATTTTATCCAAAAAGAGTGGTATGTTGGGCTTGACTGGATTTAGCGATTTACGGGAAATAGAAGCCGAGGCTGGTAATGGCAATAAGGATTGTTTGCTGGCATTAGAGATGAATGCCTACCGCATTAAAAAGTTTATTGGCGCTTACGCAGCGGCTATGAACGGTTTGGATGCCATTGTGTTTACGGCAGGGATTGGCGAGAACAGTGATGTGCTAAGAGGCTTAGTGTGTGAGGATATGGACTTTTTAGGAATTCAATTGAATACTGAACTAAACGCTATAAGGTCTAAAGATGCAAGGGACATAAGCACTGAAACTTCTAGGGTGAAAGTATTGGTTATTCCTACTAATGAAGAGTTGGAGATTGCCAAACAGAGTTATGAGCTAGTCACTAAATAG
- the pta gene encoding phosphate acetyltransferase, with amino-acid sequence MNKGLYIATLETNSGKSIVSLGLMQALLGKTPKVAYFRPIISNQEEGVKDNHIDTILTYFNLDIPYEDAYALTRQEIIQNRNAGKIGESLDIIIKKYKALEDQYDFVLVEGTDFVGEGSVFEFDWNVNIAKNLGLPTVIVSSGVGKTLDKFIGSLEMAYQTFKSQDVEILALIANKIQSKNATLLEKSINAFIPEEVEVITIPLVDTLAFPTLTEITDALEGQVLFGEEHMGNQSGSFAVGAMQLRNFLTHIKEGSLLIMPGDRADLILGSLQAHLSSNYPNISGIILTGGLMPEEPILQLIDGLSNVVPIVSVNKGTFEVTQRIGGIKSNIYAESKEKILTSIATFQKYVSMEDIFEKLTAFETKVMTPRMFQYKLIQKARKEKKRIVLPEATDARILTAAARLSLLDLVDLVLLGNKKEIKTKIDELGLNMDRSKVQIIEPAKYEKFEDYVETFYELRKHKNVNMDMARDLMNDLSYFGTMMIYKGDADGMVSGAIHTTQHTIRPALQFIKTKPGCSIVSSIFFMCLDDRVSIFGDCAINPNPNAEQLAEIAISSARSSEAFGIEPKVAMLSYSSGSSGKGEDVEVVRAATQIVKQQCPDLKVEGPIQYDAAVDPVVGKNKMPDSEVAGQATVLIFPDLNTGNNTYKAVQRETGALAIGPMLQGLNKPVNDLSRGCTIDDVFNTVVLTAIQAQGL; translated from the coding sequence ATGAATAAAGGGCTTTACATTGCAACCTTAGAGACCAATAGTGGTAAGTCAATTGTGTCCTTAGGACTTATGCAGGCGCTTTTAGGGAAAACACCTAAAGTAGCTTATTTCAGACCAATTATAAGTAATCAGGAAGAAGGTGTTAAGGATAATCATATTGATACAATTCTTACCTATTTTAATTTAGACATACCTTATGAAGATGCCTATGCCTTGACACGCCAAGAGATCATTCAGAATAGAAATGCAGGGAAAATTGGAGAGTCTCTGGATATTATTATCAAGAAGTATAAAGCACTGGAAGACCAATATGATTTTGTATTGGTAGAAGGTACCGATTTTGTTGGTGAAGGCAGTGTATTTGAGTTTGATTGGAATGTCAATATAGCAAAAAACCTGGGGCTACCTACAGTGATTGTGAGTAGTGGTGTAGGAAAAACGTTGGATAAGTTTATAGGAAGCTTGGAAATGGCTTACCAAACCTTTAAAAGTCAAGATGTGGAAATTTTGGCTTTGATAGCCAATAAAATTCAATCTAAAAATGCCACTTTGCTGGAGAAGTCCATCAACGCATTTATTCCGGAAGAAGTTGAGGTTATTACCATTCCCTTAGTAGATACTTTGGCATTCCCTACTTTAACGGAAATTACGGATGCTTTAGAAGGACAGGTTTTATTTGGAGAAGAGCACATGGGAAACCAATCGGGAAGCTTTGCCGTAGGTGCCATGCAACTTCGGAATTTCCTGACACATATAAAGGAAGGAAGTTTGTTGATTATGCCTGGTGATCGTGCCGATTTGATTTTAGGCTCTTTGCAAGCGCATTTATCAAGTAATTATCCAAATATTTCTGGAATTATCCTAACTGGAGGTTTGATGCCAGAAGAACCTATTTTACAATTGATCGATGGACTTTCAAATGTAGTGCCCATTGTGTCGGTAAACAAAGGGACCTTTGAGGTTACCCAAAGAATAGGAGGTATCAAGTCTAATATTTATGCAGAGAGTAAAGAGAAAATCCTTACCTCGATAGCTACCTTTCAAAAATATGTGTCTATGGAAGACATATTTGAGAAATTAACCGCTTTTGAGACCAAGGTGATGACGCCTAGAATGTTTCAGTATAAATTAATTCAAAAGGCTAGAAAAGAGAAAAAGCGCATCGTACTGCCGGAAGCTACAGACGCACGTATCCTAACGGCGGCCGCAAGACTTTCATTGCTGGATTTGGTAGATTTAGTACTCTTAGGAAATAAAAAGGAAATCAAAACCAAAATAGATGAGTTAGGTTTGAATATGGACCGTTCCAAAGTCCAGATTATTGAACCTGCAAAATATGAGAAGTTTGAGGATTATGTGGAAACCTTTTACGAATTGCGTAAACATAAAAATGTAAACATGGACATGGCCAGGGACTTGATGAACGATTTGTCCTATTTTGGTACCATGATGATTTACAAAGGCGATGCCGATGGTATGGTGTCTGGAGCTATCCATACTACGCAGCATACTATTCGTCCCGCACTTCAGTTTATTAAAACCAAACCGGGGTGTTCCATTGTGTCCTCTATTTTCTTTATGTGTTTGGATGATAGGGTATCTATTTTTGGCGATTGCGCCATCAATCCAAATCCTAATGCCGAACAATTGGCTGAGATTGCTATTTCTTCAGCTAGAAGTAGTGAGGCCTTCGGTATTGAACCGAAAGTAGCGATGTTGTCCTATTCTTCTGGTTCCTCAGGTAAAGGAGAAGACGTTGAGGTGGTAAGGGCAGCTACTCAAATTGTAAAACAACAGTGCCCAGATTTAAAAGTGGAAGGTCCTATTCAATATGATGCAGCCGTTGATCCTGTAGTAGGAAAAAACAAAATGCCGGATTCTGAAGTGGCAGGACAAGCTACGGTGTTAATATTCCCAGATTTAAATACGGGTAACAACACCTATAAGGCCGTTCAGCGAGAAACCGGTGCATTGGCCATTGGACCAATGTTGCAAGGGCTCAATAAACCCGTAAACGATTTAAGTAGAGGTTGTACCATTGATGATGTGTTCAACACTGTAGTATTAACCGCTATACAGGCACAGGGCCTATAA